CGAGATGTGCCGTCAGTTGGAAGTGGAATTCGACTTTGTGGATTACCAGGATCTCAATGACATGCCGGATGCTCCCGAACGACGGGTGGACCGGCTTCTGGAGCGGTGCGGCAAGGTACCCGGGCCATTGGTGCTGGCCGGGTCGAGCATGGGCGGGTATGTGAGCTTGTGCGCGGCCATGCAGGTGCGGCCTTTGGGAGTGTTTGCGCTGGCTCCGGCCGTGTATTTGCCCGGGTATGTGCGCCAGGAGTTTGCGGACGTGCCGTGTCCCGTAGAAATCGTGCACGGCTGGCGGGATGAGGTTGTGCCTGCCGCCAACGCGCTGCGGCTGGCGGAAATCTTGCGTTGCTCCCTGCATCTGGTGCCGGACGGTCACCGCCTTTCCGCCAGCGTGGAGCGCCTGGCCTTTTGGTTTATGATGTTTGTGGAAGACGTTGTGCGCCGGGGTGGGCCGTGCGATCCTCCGCAGGGGCTGGAAGCGTTCGCCCCTTCCTCGGGTGGGCCGTGCTCCTGCGGATGATCAGAAGTTGCGGTTGATCTTGCGCAGGCATTCCGCAAACAGGGCCGATTCTTCGGATGAGAGGTCGGCCACGATGTCCCGGGTCAGGTCCATGTGCAGCTTGTCATGCTCGGCAAAACGCTGCTTTCCGTTTTCCGTAAGCTCCACCAAAATGGAGCGGCGGTCCGTGTCGTTGGGGCGGCGTCGCAACAGGCCGCGCTGCTCCAGCTTGTCCGCCACCACGGTGAGGCTGCCCGTGGTCACGCCCATGCGTTGGGCCAGTTCCTTCATGCGCAGGGCGTTATTTGCGCCCAGGATTTCAATGACATGCATCTGGGTGGGCGTCAGTCCCGTGCCGCGGACCACACCGTGCTCCCAGGACGAGAGCTTTTCATAGAATTCCACGATCAGCTGGGCCAGATCGTTTTTTTGTTCCGGCGACATGTCTTCTCCTGTTCGGCCAGATTGGCCGAAGCGGTCGGCGTTGGCTGAAGTGCTGTTCGGCTACAGCTCCACGTACAGGGAATAGAGACCAAACGCCATGGTCATCAGGCCGATTCCCCGCAAAATCCATTCTTCAATGTGCGGATTGTTGAGCCGTCCGGCCCAGGAAACAGCCCGAAAAAGTCCCCAGATTACCGCGCCAACGGCCAGGGCCGTTGTTGCCGCGTACGCCCCGAATACAGCCGTGCTCTTCCACACGCTGCCTGAGTTGATGGCGTAGGAATACATGATGGCCACGGTAGGACAGGGAACGATCATATTCAGAAAACCGAAGGCGAACAACCCCGGTGCCGCGGCCTTGTGCAGCCGGTCGGCATGGTGCGGCCCATGGTCGTGCTGATGGGCATGCTCGTGATGGTGCGTGTGGTGGTGGTCGTGATGGTGCGCCTCTTCGTGGCCATGGCTGTGCAGCAGGTGCGGCCGGATCAGCAGAACCAACCCCAAGGCCACGATGATGCCCGCGGCGAGACGGTCCATCCAACCGGCAAACGCGGGCGGAAACAGAGTGGACACTGCGCCCAGGGTCAAGCCAATAACCAGGCAGGCCAGAGCCGTGCCGCCCACAAAGGCCAGCGTCAATTTGAGCACGCGGCGTCCGTCTCGTTCGCCGGAGACAAAGGGTGCCAGAGCCAGCCAGGAGTGACCGCAAGGATTGATGCCGTGAACCAGGCCCAGCATGAGCGAGGATTGTAGCGCCACAAGGAAGATGTGTTCGTGTGTCATGAAGACTCCGTCATTTTGTTTGACATCAAAGATTTTCTAAAAATAGATATTTTGAATGTCAAGCAAATGATCCAGAGAAAAGCCACAACAGCACACGCCGTGAGGAAAGGACAGGTCGGATGGAAAAAAGGCTATTGCCGCAACCGGGGATCCAGCAGGTCGCGCAGGCCTTCGCCCAGCAGGTTGTAGCCCAGCACGGTGAATAGGATGGCCAGTCCCGGGAAAATGGAAAGCCAGGGGGCCACGCCGAGCACTTCCTTGCCTTCGGTAAGCATGTTGCCCCAGGAAGGATCCGGAGGTTGTACGCCCAGGCCCAGGAAGGAAAGGGACGATTCCACCAGGATGGCCCCGGCCACGCCCAGAGTGGCGGATACGAGCACCGGTGCCAGGGCATTGGGCAGAATGTGCAGAAAGATGATCCGCAGTGGTCCGGCACCGGCGACTCGGGCCGCTAGAACAAAGTCCCGGTTCCGCAGCGTGAGGGTTTCGGCCCGCACCAATCGGGCCACGCCCATCCAGGATGTCAGGCCGATCACGATCATGATGTTCAGCAGGCTGGGTTGCAAAAACGCGATGACCGCCAGAATCAGGAAAAAGCTGGGGAAGCAGAGCATTACGTCCACCAGCCGCATGATGGCCTCGTCCGTGATTTTACCGAAGTATCCGGCGGCCAGCCCCAGCACCAGGCCGATGGCCGTGGAAAGACCGACCGCCACGAACCCTACCCAGAGCGAGACCCGACCGCCATACAGCATTCGGGAAAGCACGTCCCGGCCCAGGGCGTCCGTACCGAGCCAGTGGTCGGGACAGGGCGGCAATAGCAGGGCTTCCACGTTGATGGCATCGGGCGGATAGGGGGCCAACCAGGGGGCCAGCATCGCGGCCAGGGAAATCAGCCCCACGAGCACAAGCCCGGTCAGAAGCAGGCTGTTGCGGGAGAGAAAGCTTCGGCGGCGCAGTTCGCGGCTCATGATTCGCCTCCCACACGGCGTGCGCGTGGATCGGCCAGACCATAGCCTACGTCCGCCAACAGGTTGCCAGCCAGGGTCAGCACCGCGCCCAGAACCAGCGATCCCATGATCAGGGGGTAATCTCGGGCCATGACCGCTTGGTAGAAGAGCTGTCCCAGTCCTGGCAGGGCAAAGATGGACTCAATGATAACGCTCCCCCCGATGAGTCCGGGAACGGACAGGCCCAGGATGGTGATGACGGGCATGAGCGCATTGCGCAGGGCATGGCGAAAGATCACGGCGCGTGTGGGCAGCCCTTTGGCCCGGGCAGTCATGATGTAGTCCTGGCGCAGCACTTCCAGCATGCTTGTGCGCATGAAACGGGACAGCCCCGCCAGGGAGCCGAAGGTGTAGATGAAGATGGGCAGGGCCAAATGTGCGGCCAGGTCGCCGATTTTTCCGAAAAAACCCAGTTGCGGATAGTCCAGGCTGGTGAGGCCGGAGATGGGCAGGATGTTCCACCAGATACCGAAGGCCTGCATGAGCAGCAGAGCCAGCCAGAATCCAGGCATGGCAAAGCCCACGAAAACCAGTATGGTCATGCTTTTGTCGAACGCGCCCCCACGCCTCCAGGCCGAAAGCACGCCGATGGGTACGGCAATGAACAGCGTGAGCACCAGGGAGGCCACGTTCATGCCGAAGGTCAGGGGCAGTCGTTCCTTGATCTTGTCCCACACGGGCCGGTGATCGCCGGAAAGGGACTGACCAAAGTCAAAGGTGACCATACGGCCCAGCCAGGAAAAATATTGCTCGTGAATGGGGCGGTCCAGACCGTAGAGGGCTTGCAGGCGTTGTTGGGCCTCGGGCGTGACCGCGGGATTGAGCTGGGTTTCCAGGTCCGTGGGCGAACCTGGAGCCAAATGAATGACCCAGAAGCTGATCACCGTGATGCCGAAAAACACCACCGCGACCCAGAGGAATTTGAGAAGCAGGCGTTTGATGATGCCCATGAGCCTCGCTGTCCAGGTTACTGATAAACGCGATGTTGCGATGCCGCTGCAAAACGTTCCAGCGGACAGCGGCGGGAATCGCGTATAGATTGTTGCACGTTTTGTGGTCAGCCCCTCGTCATTTGTGAGCAACCCGCGGTGTTGATTTTACAACAGTCGGTGTTGCTTGCTCCGAGGTCACCCGGTGTTGCCTTTTCCCAGAGGGGAGGTCTCGACCGCCCGCTCCGTTGTTGCTGCTTGCCGATTCCTGCAAACCGTCCGCATTACGAGCCTGTTCAGCGTTGCGTTATACGCCAAGCCCGATCCCCTGGCAACGTGTCCGAGGAATCGGGCTGGCGTCAATTGATTGCGGCGATCAAAATTCCCGACGTGTTACAGCAGGGAATGATAGATGGCGGCCACAGACTCCAGATCGGCCTTGCGCGGGTTGAACGCGGTGCTGGCGCTTTCCATGGCGTCCTTGGCAAGTCGTGCAATGTCCTTTTCCTGCACGCCGTAGGCGGAGAGATGTTGCTCTAACCCGGTTTCCTCGAACAGTTCCTCCACCGAGAGTACGGTGGTCTTGGCGGCATCGCGAGCGCTCAGCTCCTGAACATTTTCGCCCAGCGCCTCGGCGATATGCCGATAACGGTCCGCCGCTGCCGAGCGGTTGAAGTCCATGACCACGGGAAGCAGCATGGCGTTGGCCTGTCCATGGGCAATGCCGAACAGTGCACCCAACGGGCGGGACATGGAGTGGACCAGGGCCACCGAAGCATTGCTGAAGGCCAGACCCGCGTGCATCTGGCCCCGGAGCATGGCCTCGCGCGCGGCCATGTTGTCGGGGCTGTCCACAGCCTTGATCAGGTTGGCACCGATGAGCCGGATGGCTTCCAGAGCATGCAGGTCGCTCATGGGCGTGGCCAGTTTGGAAATGTAAGCCTCAATGGCGTGGGTCAGGGCGTCCATGCCGGTGGCCGCGGTGACGTGTTGGGGCATGGTCACGGTCAATTGCGGGTCCAGCAGAGCCACGCTGGGGATCAGAGCCGTCCCCTGGAGAGACATCTTGATCTTTTGTTCCGTGTCCGTGATGACGGTGAATCGGGTGATCTCCGAAGCGGTTCCGGCCGTGGTGGGAATGGAAATCAGGGGCATTCCGGGACCATCCGCGGGTTGGGAGGTATAATCGCGGATGTCGCCGGGATGGGTCA
The Paucidesulfovibrio gracilis DSM 16080 DNA segment above includes these coding regions:
- a CDS encoding YqiA/YcfP family alpha/beta fold hydrolase, which gives rise to MSATVIWSHGKDASPWGAKSRRMAEMCRQLEVEFDFVDYQDLNDMPDAPERRVDRLLERCGKVPGPLVLAGSSMGGYVSLCAAMQVRPLGVFALAPAVYLPGYVRQEFADVPCPVEIVHGWRDEVVPAANALRLAEILRCSLHLVPDGHRLSASVERLAFWFMMFVEDVVRRGGPCDPPQGLEAFAPSSGGPCSCG
- a CDS encoding MarR family winged helix-turn-helix transcriptional regulator, with the translated sequence MSPEQKNDLAQLIVEFYEKLSSWEHGVVRGTGLTPTQMHVIEILGANNALRMKELAQRMGVTTGSLTVVADKLEQRGLLRRRPNDTDRRSILVELTENGKQRFAEHDKLHMDLTRDIVADLSSEESALFAECLRKINRNF
- a CDS encoding urease accessory protein UreH domain-containing protein — translated: MTHEHIFLVALQSSLMLGLVHGINPCGHSWLALAPFVSGERDGRRVLKLTLAFVGGTALACLVIGLTLGAVSTLFPPAFAGWMDRLAAGIIVALGLVLLIRPHLLHSHGHEEAHHHDHHHTHHHEHAHQHDHGPHHADRLHKAAAPGLFAFGFLNMIVPCPTVAIMYSYAINSGSVWKSTAVFGAYAATTALAVGAVIWGLFRAVSWAGRLNNPHIEEWILRGIGLMTMAFGLYSLYVEL
- a CDS encoding ABC transporter permease; this translates as MSRELRRRSFLSRNSLLLTGLVLVGLISLAAMLAPWLAPYPPDAINVEALLLPPCPDHWLGTDALGRDVLSRMLYGGRVSLWVGFVAVGLSTAIGLVLGLAAGYFGKITDEAIMRLVDVMLCFPSFFLILAVIAFLQPSLLNIMIVIGLTSWMGVARLVRAETLTLRNRDFVLAARVAGAGPLRIIFLHILPNALAPVLVSATLGVAGAILVESSLSFLGLGVQPPDPSWGNMLTEGKEVLGVAPWLSIFPGLAILFTVLGYNLLGEGLRDLLDPRLRQ
- a CDS encoding ABC transporter permease, which codes for MGIIKRLLLKFLWVAVVFFGITVISFWVIHLAPGSPTDLETQLNPAVTPEAQQRLQALYGLDRPIHEQYFSWLGRMVTFDFGQSLSGDHRPVWDKIKERLPLTFGMNVASLVLTLFIAVPIGVLSAWRRGGAFDKSMTILVFVGFAMPGFWLALLLMQAFGIWWNILPISGLTSLDYPQLGFFGKIGDLAAHLALPIFIYTFGSLAGLSRFMRTSMLEVLRQDYIMTARAKGLPTRAVIFRHALRNALMPVITILGLSVPGLIGGSVIIESIFALPGLGQLFYQAVMARDYPLIMGSLVLGAVLTLAGNLLADVGYGLADPRARRVGGES
- a CDS encoding iron-containing alcohol dehydrogenase, whose amino-acid sequence is MSTYIFQTPPRIIFGNGAVAQVGRETARLGSRALIVTGKSSSTRTGSLEAVTASLNEAGVHPVLFAEVESDPSIQTVEAGAALARENQCDVIVGLGGGSPLDAAKGIVLLLTHPGDIRDYTSQPADGPGMPLISIPTTAGTASEITRFTVITDTEQKIKMSLQGTALIPSVALLDPQLTVTMPQHVTAATGMDALTHAIEAYISKLATPMSDLHALEAIRLIGANLIKAVDSPDNMAAREAMLRGQMHAGLAFSNASVALVHSMSRPLGALFGIAHGQANAMLLPVVMDFNRSAAADRYRHIAEALGENVQELSARDAAKTTVLSVEELFEETGLEQHLSAYGVQEKDIARLAKDAMESASTAFNPRKADLESVAAIYHSLL